From Rhizobium oryzihabitans, the proteins below share one genomic window:
- a CDS encoding DEAD/DEAH box helicase family protein, whose translation MSNDPFTLDMFGNSALSSGLGLGVTAFGGFDSVAANDDDPDPTPPTPAPALPAASAPKRVTDQRQNYVLTEERGLGISWKDRARANVAAILVADGIAKQERPATPKEQAQLIRFTGFGASELANGMFRRPGEIDFREGWDALGSSLETAVSEADYASLARCTQYAHFTPEFIIRAIWSGIQRLGWRGGRVLEPGIGTGLFPALMPQDYRETAYVTGIELDPVTARIVRLLQPRSRIIEGDLARTDLAPIYDLAIGNPPFSDRTVRSDRAYRSLGLRLHDYFIARSLDLLKPGALAAFVTSHGTMDKADTTARVHIAKSADLIAAIRLPEGSFRRDAGTDVVVDILFFRKRKIGESEGDQTWLDVDEVQSATDDEGAIRVNRWFARHPDFVLGTHALTSGPFGETYTCRGNGGADLETALTAAIDLLPDGLYDGEPTPIDIDLEDELAEIVDLRPKDSPVREGSFFIDRAKGLMQLLDGSAVPIAVRKGRSGDGIPEKHIRIISKLIPIRDAVREMLKAQETDRPWRDLQVRLRLAWSAFVRDFGPINHTTVSVQEDPETGEVKETHRQPNLAPFRDDPDCWLVASIEDYDLETDTAKPGPIFSSRVIAPPMSPVITNAADALAVVLNERGHVDLDHIAELLHLDVAAVIDALGDEVFQDPASGTWQTSDAYLSGSVRTKLIAAQAAAERDPVYERNVRALTDVQPADLRPSDITARLGAPWIPAADVVAFVKERMDAEIRIHHMAELGSWTVEARQLGYSAAGTSEWGTSRRHGGELLADALNSRVPQIFDVFKDVDGERRVLNVVDTEAARDKLQRIKQAFQDWVWTDPDRTDRLARDYNDRFNNIAPRKFDGSHLKLPGASGAFVLYGHQKRGIWRIIADGSTYLAHAVGAGKTMTMAAAIMEQRRLGLIAKAMLVVPGHCLAQAAREFLALYPNARILVADETNFTKDKRARFLSRAATATWDAIIITHSAFRFIAVPSAFEQQMIQDELQLYEDLLTKVDSEDRVSRKRLERLKEGLQERLEGLATRKDDLLTISEIGVDQIVVDEAQEFRKLSCATNMSTLKGIDPNGSQRAWDLFVKSRYIETKNPGRALVLASGTPVTNTLGEMFSIQRLLGHEALHERGLHEFDAWASCFGDTTTELEIQPSGKYKPVSRFASFVNVPELIAMFRSFADVVMPDDLRQYVKVPNLSTGRRQILTAKPTALFKTYQQTLDTRIKAIEMREGPAKPGDDILLSVITDGRHAAIDLRFVMPAAGNEDDNKLNLLIRNAHRIWKETGEATYSRPDGKDFDLPGAAQMIFSDLGTINVEKSRGFSAYRFIREELIRLGVPASEIAFMQDYKKTEAKQRLFGDVRAGKVRFLIGSSETMGTGVNAQLRLKALHHLDVPWLPSQIEQREGRIVRQGNQHDEVDIFAYATEGSLDASMWQNNERKARFIAAALSGDTSIRRLEDVGEGAANQFAMAKAIASGDERLMQKAGLEADIARLERLRAAHEDDQYAVRRQMRDAEREIEVSTRRIGEIGEDIVRLRPTAGDAFTMTVLGQDYTERKEAGRALMKEILTLLQLQQEGEVHLATIGGFDLVYEGERIGRGDGYRYQTLLQRTGADYEIELAITVTPLGAISRLEHGLDGFDGDRLQYRRRLGEAERRLASYRSRDGGAFAFAEELAEKRGRLAEIDEELASAARGDTSLDESLNSPVGG comes from the coding sequence ATGAGCAATGATCCGTTCACCCTCGACATGTTTGGCAACTCGGCCCTGTCGTCCGGCCTCGGTCTCGGCGTCACCGCGTTTGGCGGTTTCGATTCCGTCGCAGCCAATGATGACGATCCCGATCCCACGCCGCCGACCCCTGCCCCGGCACTGCCGGCGGCTTCAGCGCCGAAGCGCGTAACTGACCAGCGCCAGAACTACGTGCTGACGGAGGAACGCGGTCTCGGAATCAGCTGGAAGGATCGTGCTCGCGCCAATGTCGCTGCGATCTTGGTCGCCGACGGCATCGCCAAGCAGGAACGGCCGGCGACGCCGAAGGAACAGGCGCAGCTGATCCGCTTCACCGGTTTCGGAGCTTCGGAACTTGCCAATGGCATGTTCCGCCGACCGGGCGAGATCGACTTCCGCGAAGGATGGGACGCGCTTGGTTCTTCGCTCGAGACCGCGGTGTCGGAAGCAGACTATGCCTCGCTCGCGCGCTGCACCCAATATGCGCATTTCACGCCGGAATTCATCATCCGGGCGATTTGGTCCGGGATCCAGCGACTCGGTTGGCGCGGCGGCCGGGTGCTCGAGCCGGGCATTGGCACGGGCCTGTTCCCTGCCCTTATGCCTCAAGACTATCGGGAGACCGCCTATGTCACCGGGATCGAGCTCGACCCGGTAACGGCGCGCATCGTCCGCCTGCTGCAGCCGCGGTCTCGGATCATCGAAGGCGATCTTGCCCGCACGGACCTGGCGCCGATCTACGATCTCGCCATCGGCAACCCGCCCTTTTCCGATCGCACGGTTCGTTCCGACCGGGCATATAGGTCGCTCGGCCTGCGGCTGCATGACTATTTCATCGCCCGCTCGCTCGACCTGTTGAAGCCGGGGGCGCTGGCCGCCTTCGTCACCTCGCACGGTACGATGGACAAGGCCGACACGACCGCCCGTGTGCATATCGCCAAATCCGCCGACTTGATCGCGGCGATCCGGTTGCCCGAAGGCAGCTTTCGTCGTGACGCCGGCACGGATGTCGTCGTCGACATTCTCTTTTTCCGCAAGCGCAAGATTGGTGAGTCCGAAGGCGACCAGACCTGGCTCGATGTGGATGAGGTGCAGTCGGCCACCGACGATGAGGGAGCTATTCGGGTGAACCGTTGGTTTGCGCGCCATCCGGATTTCGTGCTCGGCACCCATGCCCTCACCTCCGGGCCATTCGGCGAGACCTACACATGCCGTGGCAATGGCGGCGCCGATCTTGAGACAGCGCTCACCGCGGCCATCGATCTTCTCCCGGACGGCCTCTATGACGGCGAGCCGACCCCGATCGACATTGATCTGGAGGACGAACTCGCCGAGATCGTCGATCTCCGACCGAAAGACAGCCCGGTCCGCGAGGGGAGCTTCTTCATCGACCGAGCCAAAGGCCTGATGCAGCTGCTGGACGGTTCGGCCGTTCCTATCGCCGTGCGCAAGGGCCGCTCCGGCGATGGCATCCCGGAAAAGCATATCCGGATTATCTCGAAGTTGATCCCGATCCGCGATGCCGTCCGCGAGATGTTGAAGGCGCAGGAGACAGATCGGCCTTGGCGCGATCTTCAGGTGCGTTTGCGCCTTGCCTGGTCGGCATTCGTCCGAGATTTCGGCCCTATCAACCACACCACAGTCTCGGTCCAGGAGGACCCGGAGACCGGTGAGGTCAAGGAAACCCATCGCCAGCCGAACCTTGCACCTTTCCGCGACGATCCCGATTGCTGGCTGGTGGCCTCGATCGAGGACTATGATCTGGAGACCGATACGGCGAAGCCGGGTCCAATATTCAGCTCCCGTGTAATCGCTCCGCCGATGTCGCCCGTCATCACCAATGCGGCCGATGCGCTGGCGGTCGTCCTCAACGAGCGTGGTCATGTCGATCTCGATCATATCGCCGAACTGCTGCATCTTGACGTCGCTGCCGTCATCGATGCGCTCGGCGACGAGGTGTTCCAGGATCCGGCCAGCGGCACCTGGCAGACCTCGGACGCCTATCTCTCCGGCTCGGTTCGCACCAAGCTCATTGCCGCGCAGGCGGCGGCAGAGCGCGATCCGGTCTACGAGCGGAATGTCCGCGCCCTGACCGATGTCCAGCCGGCCGACCTTCGGCCATCGGATATTACTGCCCGTCTCGGCGCCCCATGGATCCCGGCGGCTGACGTTGTCGCCTTCGTGAAGGAGAGGATGGATGCCGAGATCCGCATCCACCACATGGCGGAACTCGGCTCCTGGACTGTGGAAGCGCGCCAGCTCGGCTATTCCGCAGCCGGCACGTCCGAATGGGGCACCAGCCGTCGGCATGGCGGCGAGCTCCTCGCCGATGCGCTGAATAGCCGTGTCCCGCAGATCTTCGACGTGTTCAAGGATGTCGACGGCGAGCGGCGAGTTCTGAATGTCGTCGATACCGAGGCCGCGCGCGACAAGCTGCAGCGGATCAAGCAGGCGTTTCAGGACTGGGTCTGGACCGATCCCGATCGCACCGATCGGCTCGCCCGCGATTATAATGACCGCTTCAACAACATCGCGCCGCGAAAATTCGACGGTTCCCATCTGAAACTTCCAGGCGCCTCTGGCGCCTTCGTTCTTTATGGGCATCAGAAGCGCGGTATCTGGCGGATCATCGCCGATGGCTCCACCTATCTCGCCCATGCCGTCGGCGCGGGCAAGACGATGACGATGGCGGCCGCGATCATGGAGCAACGCCGGCTTGGCCTGATCGCCAAGGCGATGCTGGTCGTGCCCGGCCATTGCCTGGCCCAGGCTGCGCGTGAGTTCCTGGCGCTCTATCCAAATGCCCGCATCCTCGTGGCGGATGAGACCAACTTCACGAAGGACAAGCGCGCCCGGTTCCTGTCGCGGGCGGCGACCGCCACTTGGGATGCGATCATCATCACCCATTCGGCGTTCCGCTTCATCGCCGTGCCGTCAGCCTTCGAACAGCAGATGATCCAGGACGAGCTGCAGCTCTACGAGGATCTGCTGACCAAGGTCGACAGTGAAGACCGCGTCTCGCGCAAGCGCCTCGAGCGGCTGAAGGAAGGCTTGCAGGAGCGGCTCGAAGGGCTCGCCACCCGCAAGGACGATCTTCTGACCATCTCCGAAATCGGTGTGGATCAGATCGTCGTCGACGAGGCGCAGGAATTCCGCAAGCTCTCCTGCGCCACCAACATGTCGACGCTGAAGGGCATCGATCCGAATGGATCGCAGCGCGCCTGGGATCTCTTTGTAAAGTCCCGCTACATCGAGACGAAGAACCCCGGACGGGCTTTGGTGCTGGCGTCAGGCACGCCTGTAACAAATACCCTTGGCGAGATGTTCTCGATCCAGCGCCTGCTCGGCCACGAAGCGCTCCATGAACGGGGCCTGCATGAGTTCGATGCCTGGGCATCCTGCTTCGGCGACACGACGACCGAACTCGAAATCCAGCCATCCGGCAAATACAAGCCGGTCAGCCGCTTCGCGAGCTTCGTTAACGTGCCCGAGCTGATCGCCATGTTTCGGTCCTTCGCCGATGTGGTGATGCCGGATGATCTTCGTCAGTATGTCAAGGTGCCGAACCTGTCGACCGGCCGCCGGCAGATCCTGACGGCCAAGCCGACGGCGCTGTTCAAGACCTACCAGCAGACGCTGGATACCAGGATCAAGGCGATCGAAATGCGCGAGGGGCCGGCCAAGCCCGGTGACGACATTCTGCTCTCCGTCATCACCGATGGCCGTCATGCTGCGATCGACCTGCGCTTCGTCATGCCGGCGGCCGGCAACGAGGACGACAACAAGCTCAATCTGCTGATCCGCAATGCACACCGGATCTGGAAGGAGACCGGCGAAGCCACCTATAGCCGACCCGACGGCAAGGACTTCGATCTGCCGGGCGCCGCCCAGATGATCTTTTCCGATCTCGGCACGATCAATGTCGAGAAATCGCGTGGGTTCTCAGCTTATCGCTTCATTCGCGAGGAGCTGATCCGGCTTGGCGTGCCGGCATCGGAAATTGCCTTCATGCAGGATTACAAGAAGACCGAGGCCAAGCAGAGGCTGTTCGGCGATGTCCGCGCCGGCAAGGTCCGCTTCCTGATCGGCTCGTCAGAGACGATGGGCACCGGCGTCAACGCGCAGCTTCGGCTGAAAGCCCTCCATCATCTTGACGTGCCGTGGCTCCCATCGCAGATAGAACAACGCGAGGGCCGGATCGTCCGCCAGGGCAACCAGCACGACGAGGTCGATATCTTCGCCTACGCGACCGAGGGCTCGCTCGACGCCTCCATGTGGCAGAATAATGAGCGCAAAGCCCGGTTCATCGCGGCCGCCCTTTCAGGCGACACCTCTATCCGCCGGCTGGAAGATGTCGGCGAAGGCGCCGCCAACCAGTTCGCGATGGCGAAAGCGATCGCGTCGGGTGACGAACGGCTGATGCAGAAGGCCGGGCTCGAGGCTGATATCGCACGGCTTGAACGGCTCCGCGCCGCCCACGAGGACGATCAATATGCCGTTCGTCGGCAGATGCGTGATGCCGAGCGCGAGATCGAGGTCTCGACGCGGCGCATCGGCGAAATCGGTGAGGACATCGTCCGGCTCCGGCCCACTGCCGGTGATGCGTTCACCATGACGGTGCTCGGTCAGGATTATACTGAACGCAAGGAAGCCGGCCGAGCGCTAATGAAGGAAATCCTCACATTGCTTCAGCTCCAACAAGAGGGCGAGGTACACTTGGCGACGATCGGTGGCTTCGATCTCGTTTACGAGGGCGAACGCATCGGCCGGGGTGACGGCTATCGCTATCAGACCCTCCTCCAGCGCACTGGCGCCGACTACGAGATCGAGTTGGCCATCACCGTCACCCCGCTCGGGGCGATTTCAAGACTGGAGCACGGGCTCGACGGCTTTGACGGAGACCGGCTTCAGTATCGCCGGCGCTTAGGAGAGGCCGAGCGGCGGTTGGCCTCCTACCGTTCGCGAGACGGAGGAGCCTTTGCATTTGCCGAAGAACTCGCGGAAAAGCGTGGTCGACTGGCCGAGATTGACGAAGAACTCGCCAGTGCCGCCCGCGGGGATACCAGCCTTGATGAAAGTCTTAATAGCCCCGTTGGTGGCTAA
- a CDS encoding DUF3991 and toprim domain-containing protein: MKREEIERIREAVSCAAVLERAGFALDIKESTRRAVKFRRGSEIVIVTRDGRGWFDPLSEDKGDVFTLVALLEHLSFPDAVDSAGELIGYQVAPVVWKKTPTNAEPVDLTTRWKARRIPGTGSGAWRYLCSTRAIPASIMRAAISQGSLREGPYGSMWAAHRDNSGAVVGWEERGPDWRGFSTGGNKILFRLGEADALRLCVTEAAIDAMSLAAIEDLQGGSLYLSTGGGWSPRTEAALVELLGRSDTLIVCATDANHQGDAFAERLQALAAQHDRRSVRLRPPLEDWNEVLKERRREGSENENRKRRAASPSTASRKAAPG, from the coding sequence ATGAAGAGAGAAGAAATCGAGAGGATCCGCGAGGCCGTCAGCTGCGCCGCCGTCCTCGAACGGGCTGGCTTCGCACTCGATATCAAGGAAAGCACACGGCGGGCGGTGAAGTTCCGCAGAGGATCGGAGATCGTCATCGTTACGCGTGACGGCCGCGGGTGGTTCGATCCGCTGAGCGAGGACAAGGGTGACGTGTTCACCCTCGTCGCCCTGCTCGAGCATCTGTCATTTCCAGACGCCGTCGATAGCGCTGGCGAATTGATCGGCTATCAGGTGGCGCCTGTGGTCTGGAAAAAGACCCCGACCAACGCCGAGCCCGTCGACCTGACTACCCGTTGGAAGGCGCGCCGCATCCCAGGCACGGGTTCCGGAGCCTGGCGTTATCTTTGCTCGACGAGGGCGATCCCGGCTTCGATCATGCGCGCCGCCATCAGTCAGGGCAGCCTGCGGGAGGGGCCGTATGGCAGCATGTGGGCGGCACACCGGGATAATTCCGGTGCGGTCGTTGGCTGGGAGGAACGCGGGCCCGACTGGCGCGGATTTTCGACAGGCGGCAACAAGATCCTCTTTCGGTTGGGTGAAGCGGATGCTCTTCGTCTTTGCGTGACCGAGGCCGCAATTGATGCGATGAGCCTCGCTGCGATCGAAGACCTGCAGGGTGGCAGCCTCTATCTCAGTACCGGTGGCGGCTGGTCGCCAAGGACCGAGGCGGCCCTGGTCGAGCTTCTCGGCCGTTCGGACACCCTAATCGTCTGTGCAACCGATGCCAACCACCAGGGCGATGCCTTCGCTGAGCGCCTGCAGGCCTTGGCCGCACAGCATGACCGCCGATCGGTTCGCCTGCGGCCGCCGCTGGAGGATTGGAACGAGGTCCTGAAAGAGAGAAGAAGAGAAGGATCGGAGAATGAGAATAGAAAGAGGCGTGCCGCATCGCCATCGACCGCATCAAGGAAGGCTGCGCCCGGCTAA
- a CDS encoding alpha/beta fold hydrolase, with amino-acid sequence MTVSYKTQQVGEVKVFYREAGARNAPVLLLLHGFPTSSHMFRDLIPLLAEKFRVIAPDLPGFGYTQAPERGRFEYTFDNLAKVIDDFTQALSLDQYALYVFDYGAPVGYRLAAAHPERVTAIISQNGNAYLDGFSDQWDAWQNYWRDPTPQTREACRETLSPDVIENWQYRTGADPQRLGPDGYMLDIALMARPGAAEIQLDLVLDYRTNLERYPEFQEYFRTSQPPFLAVWGRHDPAFIPAGAEAYKRDLPNAHVHLLDTGHFALETHASEIAQIIRSFLGRYL; translated from the coding sequence ATGACAGTAAGTTATAAAACACAGCAGGTCGGTGAAGTGAAGGTGTTCTATCGGGAGGCCGGCGCAAGAAATGCTCCGGTTCTGCTTCTGCTTCACGGTTTTCCGACGTCGAGCCACATGTTCCGGGACCTCATCCCGCTTCTCGCCGAAAAATTTCGTGTGATAGCGCCAGACTTGCCGGGATTTGGATACACGCAGGCTCCAGAGCGCGGACGTTTCGAATATACGTTTGACAATCTGGCAAAAGTCATCGACGACTTTACGCAGGCCCTGTCGCTTGATCAATATGCACTTTACGTTTTTGACTACGGTGCGCCGGTTGGTTATCGGCTTGCGGCGGCACATCCGGAGCGGGTAACGGCGATCATCAGCCAAAACGGCAATGCTTATCTCGATGGCTTCTCTGACCAGTGGGACGCTTGGCAGAACTACTGGCGTGACCCCACGCCGCAGACACGAGAGGCGTGCCGTGAAACGCTGTCGCCGGATGTGATCGAGAACTGGCAGTATCGTACGGGTGCCGATCCTCAACGACTCGGCCCTGATGGTTACATGCTCGATATCGCGTTAATGGCGCGGCCGGGTGCTGCGGAAATCCAACTCGATCTCGTTTTGGATTATCGGACAAATCTAGAGCGGTATCCTGAATTTCAAGAGTATTTCCGCACGAGCCAACCGCCATTCCTCGCGGTCTGGGGTCGTCACGATCCAGCCTTCATTCCAGCCGGAGCTGAAGCCTACAAACGCGACCTTCCAAATGCACATGTGCATCTGCTCGACACCGGCCATTTCGCGCTCGAAACCCACGCGAGCGAGATAGCCCAGATCATCCGCAGTTTTCTCGGTCGATATCTATAG
- a CDS encoding DUF1419 domain-containing protein, with translation MNTSAPIRKIFEGVATRGQMFRLFDRHNQRPDRWQTDAGPLYSGEWFEIDGYLYDYMLNILPPLWMRGPIFAMREFLTGSVTSVFYALRIDGKTRYFHGYCDLSDTSSVETMRAAIFERETQPVRAMNREERLEHIWSSTADAYRGYAGDRFPSAMRGQRTVMLWSGTNGSILKPLDDLTDTEIAAKLPVHMRHLPGIAA, from the coding sequence ATGAACACCTCTGCCCCGATCCGCAAGATCTTCGAAGGCGTCGCAACGCGCGGCCAAATGTTCCGTCTTTTCGATCGTCACAACCAGCGCCCCGATCGGTGGCAGACCGATGCTGGACCGCTGTACAGCGGCGAATGGTTCGAGATCGACGGGTATCTGTACGACTACATGCTCAATATCCTGCCGCCCTTGTGGATGCGTGGCCCGATCTTCGCGATGCGTGAGTTTCTGACTGGCTCGGTGACCAGCGTCTTTTACGCACTCCGGATCGACGGGAAGACCAGATACTTCCACGGCTATTGCGATCTCTCCGATACGAGTTCGGTCGAGACGATGCGGGCGGCGATCTTCGAGCGCGAGACGCAGCCTGTCCGGGCCATGAACCGCGAGGAGCGGCTCGAGCATATCTGGAGCAGCACCGCGGACGCCTATCGCGGCTATGCCGGCGATCGCTTTCCGTCGGCCATGAGGGGTCAGCGCACGGTCATGCTGTGGAGTGGCACGAACGGGTCAATCCTGAAGCCGCTGGACGATCTCACTGATACCGAGATCGCAGCAAAGCTGCCCGTTCACATGCGACATTTGCCCGGCATCGCGGCCTAA
- a CDS encoding DUF7007 domain-containing protein, with translation MGTRNLRSCPDAHDGEHALGRLADGNDLCRGIVSYSTSGHGGFHLSHDRNHIVDSSVRSAGGWYEEDCEWAIVALTFPDVFTGYERRCAEEIAKHTFPAFWEKLRGRRLEPGESRTKDRACFDLTHANDWIVISAITSSQHAGMTEVIATKGGKREFGQEERRFLVSDAEYSKRSGFGFVIDLQLHTVYDGPSSFAGWSVRAA, from the coding sequence ATCGGAACTCGCAACCTTCGCTCGTGTCCAGACGCGCATGACGGCGAGCACGCCCTGGGGCGGCTCGCAGATGGCAACGATCTATGTCGAGGGATCGTCAGCTACTCGACATCCGGCCATGGCGGCTTTCATCTTTCTCACGATCGAAATCATATTGTCGATTCCTCCGTTCGCAGCGCGGGCGGTTGGTACGAAGAGGACTGCGAATGGGCAATCGTTGCATTGACGTTTCCGGACGTGTTCACGGGTTACGAACGCCGATGCGCCGAGGAAATCGCCAAGCACACCTTTCCGGCCTTCTGGGAAAAGCTGCGCGGTCGTCGGCTCGAGCCTGGGGAATCCCGGACGAAGGATCGCGCGTGTTTCGATCTCACCCACGCCAACGACTGGATCGTCATCTCGGCAATCACCTCATCCCAACATGCCGGCATGACCGAGGTCATCGCCACAAAAGGCGGCAAACGCGAGTTTGGCCAGGAAGAACGGCGTTTTCTCGTATCGGATGCAGAATACAGTAAGCGCAGCGGTTTCGGCTTCGTCATCGATCTGCAGCTTCACACTGTCTATGACGGGCCGTCGAGCTTCGCCGGCTGGAGCGTGAGGGCGGCATGA
- a CDS encoding DUF4238 domain-containing protein — protein sequence MSKNITKKCHWVPQAYLRNFACPPESEEKIWRLSKETLVAERKPIAKVAVKFHLYSPQDTAGRRDDRFERKLGDLETWFGSPAWKALCGDFPDYSKSWFRKMISLLVATMYLRNPSVLEWTKGFHQSVLASAKGNSRPPSHIRIGQTSSEISEDTWAEYLGANDEDLKRAWISIVEKCGWFAEQLMSLRWAILISERPVFVTSDNPVAFYHPSLQFKGMNDPQTFLMFPLSPTRVLTMDHRHDQPDGRYYPLNHSGASTNTLIWRNSIEHMFSSRHPDTVCEEMVADAEAMGFASH from the coding sequence ATGAGCAAAAACATCACCAAGAAATGCCATTGGGTGCCTCAAGCATACCTTCGGAATTTTGCATGCCCTCCAGAAAGCGAGGAGAAAATATGGCGATTAAGCAAGGAGACGCTTGTTGCGGAGCGCAAGCCAATTGCGAAGGTGGCTGTCAAATTCCACCTCTACTCGCCACAAGACACAGCCGGCCGCCGCGACGACAGATTCGAGAGAAAACTCGGAGACTTAGAGACTTGGTTCGGTAGCCCTGCCTGGAAGGCACTATGTGGAGATTTTCCGGACTACTCGAAGAGCTGGTTCAGGAAAATGATCTCCCTGTTGGTGGCGACCATGTATCTGAGAAATCCGTCGGTTCTCGAATGGACCAAAGGGTTTCACCAATCGGTACTCGCGAGTGCAAAGGGCAACAGCCGGCCGCCGAGCCATATCAGAATCGGGCAGACCTCTTCCGAGATTTCAGAGGACACGTGGGCGGAATATCTTGGAGCTAACGACGAAGACCTTAAAAGGGCATGGATCAGCATCGTGGAGAAATGCGGTTGGTTTGCAGAACAGCTGATGTCTCTCCGCTGGGCGATCCTCATCTCGGAACGCCCTGTTTTTGTAACGTCGGACAACCCTGTGGCGTTCTATCACCCCAGCCTGCAGTTCAAGGGGATGAACGACCCTCAGACTTTTTTGATGTTCCCGCTTTCACCCACTCGCGTCCTCACAATGGATCATCGACATGATCAGCCCGACGGCAGATATTATCCGCTAAATCACAGTGGCGCGAGCACGAATACGTTGATCTGGAGGAACTCGATCGAGCATATGTTCTCATCGCGACATCCCGATACAGTGTGCGAGGAAATGGTCGCCGACGCGGAGGCCATGGGCTTCGCAAGTCACTGA
- a CDS encoding ParB/RepB/Spo0J family partition protein — MQIQKVDPRALKENPDRMRQTKSSPQADALMLATIKAVGIVQPPIVAPEAGGGNGYIIDAGHRRVRLAIAAGLEEIEILVVDAANDNGAMRSMIENSVREALNPVDQWRGIERLVALGWTEEAIAVALALPVRQIRKLRLLANVLPAMLEQMALGDMPSEQQLRIIAAAGEVEQKEVWKAHKPKKGDTAAWWSIANALTKKRMYAKDASFGDDLREAYGIEWVEDLFAPADQDSRYTTNVEGFLGAQHEWMTANLPKRGSIVEVNSWGQPELPKKASQVYGKPSKSDHAGLYLDRDGKVQTVHYRMPEAAKRKGGSVSDASGTAAEDAVSPPKARPDVTQKGQDMIGDFRTDALHDALSRAPIEDDMLMALLVLAFAGLNVRVDSGAGGALYGGARFGRHAARLMTEDGRLAFDMDTVRVAARSALIDVLSCRRGISNSGVVSRLAGEAIGADSYLPNMGSEDFLASLSRQALEIVAKDAGLEPRARVRETRSALVTHFEGEANLVHPSALFAPEAADVSAILKHLDQEEGSQEEVEAPDGSATGIDAPNEDADDDLDVSDLSDADDDAATLDDHETAYGIAAE; from the coding sequence ATGCAGATCCAGAAGGTCGATCCTCGCGCTCTGAAGGAAAACCCAGACCGTATGCGCCAGACGAAGTCGTCACCGCAGGCAGATGCGTTGATGCTCGCCACGATCAAAGCCGTTGGGATCGTCCAGCCGCCGATAGTCGCGCCGGAAGCGGGTGGTGGCAATGGCTACATTATCGATGCCGGCCACCGCCGTGTCCGCCTCGCAATCGCGGCTGGTCTCGAAGAAATCGAGATCCTGGTGGTAGACGCCGCCAACGACAACGGCGCCATGCGGTCCATGATCGAAAACAGTGTGCGCGAGGCGTTGAACCCCGTGGACCAATGGCGCGGTATCGAGCGGCTCGTTGCACTCGGCTGGACCGAGGAAGCGATCGCCGTCGCTCTCGCTCTCCCCGTCCGCCAGATCCGCAAGTTGCGGCTGCTGGCCAACGTCCTGCCGGCGATGCTGGAACAGATGGCACTTGGCGACATGCCCTCCGAACAGCAGCTCCGGATCATTGCAGCCGCTGGCGAGGTGGAGCAGAAGGAGGTCTGGAAGGCCCATAAGCCGAAGAAAGGCGACACCGCCGCCTGGTGGTCGATCGCCAATGCGCTAACGAAGAAGCGCATGTATGCCAAGGATGCCAGCTTCGGCGACGATCTCCGCGAGGCCTACGGCATCGAGTGGGTCGAGGACCTCTTCGCACCTGCCGATCAGGACAGCCGCTACACGACCAACGTCGAGGGCTTTCTCGGCGCCCAGCATGAATGGATGACGGCGAACTTGCCGAAGCGCGGCTCGATCGTTGAGGTGAACAGCTGGGGTCAGCCGGAACTGCCGAAAAAGGCGAGCCAAGTCTATGGCAAACCGTCGAAGTCCGATCATGCGGGCCTGTATCTCGACCGCGACGGAAAGGTCCAGACTGTCCACTACCGCATGCCGGAGGCCGCGAAGCGGAAGGGTGGCAGCGTTTCAGATGCCAGCGGAACCGCCGCGGAAGATGCGGTCTCACCGCCGAAGGCTCGCCCCGATGTGACGCAGAAGGGCCAGGACATGATCGGTGATTTTCGCACCGACGCTCTCCACGATGCCCTCAGCCGCGCGCCGATCGAGGACGACATGCTGATGGCGCTGCTCGTGCTCGCCTTTGCCGGGTTGAATGTCCGGGTCGATTCCGGCGCCGGCGGTGCGCTCTACGGCGGTGCTCGTTTCGGCCGCCATGCTGCGCGACTGATGACGGAGGATGGCAGGCTCGCATTTGACATGGATACGGTGCGTGTTGCGGCACGATCCGCTTTGATCGATGTGCTTTCGTGCCGCCGTGGCATCTCGAATAGCGGCGTCGTCTCGCGCTTGGCCGGCGAGGCGATCGGCGCAGACAGTTACCTCCCGAACATGGGCTCGGAGGACTTCCTCGCATCCCTGTCGCGCCAGGCGCTTGAAATCGTCGCCAAGGATGCCGGGCTCGAGCCGCGTGCGCGCGTTCGCGAAACCCGGTCGGCTCTCGTCACCCACTTCGAAGGCGAGGCGAACCTCGTCCATCCGTCTGCCTTGTTCGCGCCGGAGGCTGCTGACGTTTCTGCCATCCTCAAGCATCTCGACCAGGAGGAAGGCTCGCAGGAGGAGGTCGAGGCGCCGGATGGGAGTGCCACCGGCATCGACGCCCCGAATGAGGATGCCGACGACGATCTCGATGTCTCCGATTTGAGCGATGCCGATGATGATGCGGCGACGCTTGACGATCACGAGACCGCTTACGGGATCGCGGCTGAATAG